Proteins co-encoded in one Candidatus Manganitrophaceae bacterium genomic window:
- a CDS encoding DoxX family protein, protein MEGSMFMKSFAPQTYALMRIAVGLLFLWHGSQKLLGFPVAAPAGLPGFIVAIAGPIELIGGTLVMIGLFTHGAAFLCSGLMAAAYWMMHGTQALFPIINHGELAALYCFVFLYISAAGGGLWSVDAALRRE, encoded by the coding sequence ATGGAGGGATCGATGTTCATGAAATCGTTTGCGCCCCAAACCTATGCCTTGATGCGGATCGCCGTCGGACTTCTCTTTTTGTGGCATGGCAGCCAGAAGTTGCTCGGCTTTCCGGTCGCGGCGCCGGCGGGGCTTCCCGGATTCATCGTGGCGATTGCCGGTCCGATCGAGCTGATCGGCGGGACGCTGGTGATGATCGGCCTCTTCACCCATGGGGCGGCATTCCTCTGCAGCGGGCTGATGGCGGCGGCCTATTGGATGATGCATGGAACGCAGGCGCTTTTTCCGATCATCAACCACGGAGAGCTCGCCGCCCTTTACTGCTTCGTCTTTTTATACATCTCCGCCGCCGGCGGCGGCCTCTGGAGTGTCGATGCGGCGCTGCGCCGGGAGTAG
- a CDS encoding PEGA domain-containing protein codes for MDRLIAFVLLFFFLFAGCATMFSQREDTVTIKTEPPGAEVYLGVEPLGTTPLTRTFKRSTFEQKNLNIRKEGYKTKELPLMRTVEPVALFNFGFFTTTGGATSWGIDAMTGAMTKYDPNSYYIDLEPEEKRSNLLEDHRRSRAAFVISNHHRFKEEIARGGGAYLSAYYQIRRRPERYDAFLQRLRDAAPALLSQEDGVDFYHALEARLH; via the coding sequence ATGGATCGATTGATCGCTTTCGTCTTATTGTTTTTCTTCTTATTTGCTGGCTGTGCGACGATGTTTTCCCAAAGGGAAGATACCGTCACGATTAAAACCGAGCCGCCGGGGGCCGAGGTCTATCTTGGGGTCGAGCCGCTTGGGACGACGCCGCTGACCCGCACCTTTAAGCGGAGTACCTTCGAGCAGAAAAATCTCAATATCCGGAAGGAAGGGTACAAAACAAAGGAGCTTCCGTTGATGCGGACGGTGGAGCCGGTGGCGCTCTTTAATTTTGGGTTTTTTACCACCACCGGCGGAGCGACCAGCTGGGGCATCGACGCGATGACGGGGGCGATGACGAAGTACGATCCTAATTCCTACTACATTGACCTCGAGCCGGAAGAGAAGCGGTCAAACCTTCTGGAGGACCACCGGAGAAGCCGGGCCGCTTTCGTCATCTCGAACCACCACCGGTTTAAAGAGGAGATTGCCCGGGGAGGAGGAGCGTACCTCTCGGCCTATTATCAGATCCGCCGGCGGCCGGAGCGGTATGACGCTTTTCTCCAACGGCTCCGAGACGCGGCCCCAGCGCTCCTCTCTCAAGAGGATGGGGTCGACTTCTACCACGCTTTGGAAGCCCGCCTTCATTAA
- a CDS encoding cold-shock protein — protein sequence MINGKVKWFNGSKGYGFITRNDGEADVFVHFSAIAGEGYKSLEEGNEVEFEVTQGQKGPQATNVRLIS from the coding sequence ATGATCAATGGCAAAGTGAAGTGGTTCAATGGCAGCAAGGGTTACGGATTTATCACGCGCAACGACGGCGAAGCGGATGTGTTCGTCCACTTTTCCGCCATCGCGGGAGAAGGCTACAAATCCCTCGAAGAGGGAAATGAAGTCGAATTCGAGGTGACCCAAGGCCAGAAGGGCCCTCAAGCCACCAACGTGAGACTGATTTCCTAA